From Neisseria cinerea:
GGGTGTCCAACGCTACATCAATACATCCGTATTAAAACGGGGTTGATTCCGAAAAATAAATGCCGTCTGAACATTTTTCAGACGGCATTTTTGTACACTTTCCTCAACGGTTCGATCCCTGCACCATATCAATCAGAAACAGGCGGCAATCGAGGTTGCCGTTATAAAGTGGGATTTTGCGTTTTGGCGACAGACGCATGAATTTGGGCATTTCCCTGTCGCCGGTAAACATGCCGACCCGCCAGCCGGCATAGTGTTTTTTCAACCACGTACCCAACTGCGGATAAAGTGCCTGCAAAGCGTGGACTTCCTCAAGGCGCACACCGTAGGGCGGATTGGACACCATAATGCCGCCCACGCCGTTCGGACGGACGGACTGCGCATCGGCAACGCTGAAGGAAACGATGTCGTCCACCCCGGCGCTGCGTGCGTTGGCCAATGCCGTCTGAATGATGCGACGGTCGCTGTCGCTGCCCGAAATCGGTGCAAAAGCGGGTTTGACCTGCACTTCGGCACGGCGGCGCAAATCCGACCACAGCGTTTTATCAAAATTTTGCAGTTTCTCAAAACCGAAACGGCGCATCATGCCCGGTGCGCGGCCTGTGGCAATCCAAGCTGCCTCGACGGCAATCGTGCCGCTGCCGCAAAACGGATCCTGAAACGGCTGCGTGCCGTCGTAACCTGCCAAGAGCAGCAGTCCGGCAGCAAGGTTTTCGCGCAGCGGGGCTTCGCCGGTATCCAGGCGGTAGCCGCGTTTAAACAGGGCTTCGCCCGAAGTATCGATAAAAACCTCGACGTGGCGCTCATCCAAAAAAACATGGATACGGACATCGGGAGAGGTTTTGTCCACACTCGGACGGGCATCGTAAATATCGCGGAAGGCATCGCAGACGGCATCTTTGACGGTCAGGCCGACAAATTGGATGCTCTTAACGTTGGCACGCTTTGCCTCGACTTTGACTTTGAACGTCTGCTGTAAAGTAAACCAATTGAACCAGTTGATGTTTTTGGCAAGTTTGTAGATGTCCCGCTCATTGCGGTATGTACCTTTGGTCAGACGCAACAGGATACGGCTGGCAGTACGCGAATGCAGGTTAGCGGCGTAGGCCTGTTCCAATCCGCCGCGGCAGGAAACGCCGCCGTCAAACGCTTGAACATCGGTACAGCCGAGGCTTCCGAGTTCTTGAGATAAAACGGTTTCCAAGCCGCGCGGGCAGGTGGCGAAAAGTGTATATAAAGTATTCATAGCGTGTCCTTTCCGGACGGGTATTCTGACAATAACGGATTTTCCGTCCCGAAAATTTATTCGGCGGAAAATGCCGTCTGAAATGTTTGGCTGCCGACCGTAATGTCCGCCGTAAAATCGTGCCTGCCTTCTACACAGAAGGGCAGGCGGATACGTGTTGCCCGCCAATCCCCTGACGGCTGTCGCTCAAGCGCATAGCGGTTGAATCCCATATCCATATTTTTCATACTGAAGCTGATACTGACCTGCTCCGTACCGGAGGGTGTGTGTTCAATATAAATATCGAACGGTTCTTTCGTTGAAACAGAGGTGGCGCGGACACGGCTTCCGTCCGGCAGCGTGCAACCCTCGGTCAAATCGCATTGCACCGCCGCAACTTGCGGCTGCTGCGACTGCCACCATTGCAACAAAACGAGCTTGAAGGCGGCAAAGGCAATCAGCAGCAGTGCGGCAAGCAGTAATTTGCGGTTTTTATCCATGGTTCTGCCCTATTGCTTCGTCCGTTACCACAGCATGCGCCCCCAATCCGAGCCATAGTTTTCCATAACGTGCAACCGTCTGTCCGTTTGCGGCAAGTACGAGCGGCACAGATACGCCCTGACGCAGGGCTTCTGCCGCCCCTTGTGCCTGAACATCATTGCACACGCGCCACACGACAACATCCGCGCCCTTTTCCTGCGCCTGCCTCCATTGGATATGCGTTTCCACCTCCGCCCACACGCTTTGCCCTGTTCCGGCTGTTTCCGTCTGCCGCCAATCCGCACCGACCAGAACGTTTGCATCATGTGTCCCATTCCGACTGCATGGGACAACACGATACGTACCCATACTGTTCTCACCGTACAAACCTGTTTTCAGGCTGCCGTACAAACGGCGCGGAACGGACAGCGAACGCAAAAGCGCACCGTTGGCAGGCAGCATGGGGGCAACGGTAAAATCACCCGCCTTCTGCCAAGACCATTCCTGCCCTTCGCGGGATTGCGGTTCGCCCGTCCATTGGTCGGGGTTTACCCATAGGAATTTCAGGCAGACGCGGGCGTGTTCGTAGGAATGGATTTTGGTCAGCCAAGGCGTGGCGGCGAGGATGCGGATGCCGAGTTCTTCTTCAAACTCGCGTTGCAGGGCTTGGAAGTCGGTTTCGCCCGCTTCGACCTTACCGCCGGCAAATTCCCAATATCCGGCATAGGGTTTACCTTCGGGGCGGGAACTGAGCAGGTAGTCGCCGTCCCGGTTGAGCAGGATGCCGGCAACGACGCGGATAAGGGGTCGGGTGTCTTGGGTCATGGGAATGGTTGGAGAAGGTCGTCTCAAAATCCGGAAAGGTCGGATTCGGGCATCCGACCTGCCAATGGGTACTGTTTTATTTTTCGGCAACGACAAATGCCAATACGGTGTCTTCTTCGTCGCTCATGCTGAGGCTGACGCGGCTAATGCCTTGTTCCTCCAGCCATTTGGACAGGGCGGGGGCATAGAAAAATTCGGGTTTGCCCAATGCGTCATGCCCGATGCCGATGTTACGGAAGGAAACCGCACCGCGTATGCCCGTACCGACGGCTTTGGCAAAGGCTTCTTTGGCGGCAAAGCGTTTGGCAAGGTAGTTGACGGGTTTGCCCGCCTGAGGAAATTCAAGCAGTTCTTCGGGGGTGAGGATGCGCTCGGCAAACGCCTGTCCGAACTTTTTGCTCAGGCGGACGATGCGTTTGAGGGAAACAATATCTGTGCCTATGCCGTAAATCATATTTGCGCTCCTTTGTCGTGAAATGCCGTCTGAAACGGTTTGCCTGCCCTTACGGCAGCATTCTTGCACGGAACATGGTTTCTTTCATCTGGCGCACGGCCTCGGGCAATCCGAGGAAAAGTGCCTGCGAAATCAGCGAATGTCCGATGTTCAGCTCGCGGATGGCGAGGATTTGGGCGATGGGGGTAACGTTATGTATGGTCAGTCCGTGTCCGGCGTTGACGACCAAGCCCAAATCGCTGGCAAAATGCGCGCCGTTTTGCAGACGCTCGAATTGCTTGATTTGTTCGGCATGGCTGCGTGCATCGGCGTATGCGCCGGTGTGCAGCTCGATAACGGGTGCGCCAACATCATAGGCGGCTTGGATTTGCTCGTTGTCGGCATCGATGAAGAGCGAAACGCGGATGCCTGCGTCGGTCAGGATTTTGGTGAACTCGGCAATTTTTTCTTGTTGCGCCAATACGTCCAAGCCGCCTTCGGTCGTGATTTCCTGACGTTTTTCAGGCACGATGCACACGTCTTCTGGCATGACTTTAAGCGCGTTTTCCAGCATTTCTTCGGTCAGTGCCATTTCAAGGTTCAGGCGCGTGCGGATGGCGTTTTTGACGGCGAACACGTCCGCGTCTTTGATGTGGCGGCGGTCTTCGCGCAGGTGCATGGTAATCAAATCCGCACCGTGCGTTTCCGCGACCAATGCCGCTTCCACAGGGCTGGGATAGGTCGTGCCGCGGGCATTGCGGACGGTGGCGATGTGATCGATGTTGACACCTAAAAGCATGATGTTTCCTTTCCTCTTCGATTTTTTATTTTGCAGCATACCGGTACGCTGCGTCGGCACCTATGTTGCACGACGGTCAAACTGCCGTATCTGTTCCAACACCTGCCTCGACTTCACCCCTTCAGGAAGCAG
This genomic window contains:
- the acpS gene encoding holo-ACP synthase — protein: MIYGIGTDIVSLKRIVRLSKKFGQAFAERILTPEELLEFPQAGKPVNYLAKRFAAKEAFAKAVGTGIRGAVSFRNIGIGHDALGKPEFFYAPALSKWLEEQGISRVSLSMSDEEDTVLAFVVAEK
- a CDS encoding NUDIX domain-containing protein; the protein is MTQDTRPLIRVVAGILLNRDGDYLLSSRPEGKPYAGYWEFAGGKVEAGETDFQALQREFEEELGIRILAATPWLTKIHSYEHARVCLKFLWVNPDQWTGEPQSREGQEWSWQKAGDFTVAPMLPANGALLRSLSVPRRLYGSLKTGLYGENSMGTYRVVPCSRNGTHDANVLVGADWRQTETAGTGQSVWAEVETHIQWRQAQEKGADVVVWRVCNDVQAQGAAEALRQGVSVPLVLAANGQTVARYGKLWLGLGAHAVVTDEAIGQNHG
- the pdxJ gene encoding pyridoxine 5'-phosphate synthase, which translates into the protein MLLGVNIDHIATVRNARGTTYPSPVEAALVAETHGADLITMHLREDRRHIKDADVFAVKNAIRTRLNLEMALTEEMLENALKVMPEDVCIVPEKRQEITTEGGLDVLAQQEKIAEFTKILTDAGIRVSLFIDADNEQIQAAYDVGAPVIELHTGAYADARSHAEQIKQFERLQNGAHFASDLGLVVNAGHGLTIHNVTPIAQILAIRELNIGHSLISQALFLGLPEAVRQMKETMFRARMLP
- a CDS encoding THUMP domain-containing class I SAM-dependent RNA methyltransferase: MNTLYTLFATCPRGLETVLSQELGSLGCTDVQAFDGGVSCRGGLEQAYAANLHSRTASRILLRLTKGTYRNERDIYKLAKNINWFNWFTLQQTFKVKVEAKRANVKSIQFVGLTVKDAVCDAFRDIYDARPSVDKTSPDVRIHVFLDERHVEVFIDTSGEALFKRGYRLDTGEAPLRENLAAGLLLLAGYDGTQPFQDPFCGSGTIAVEAAWIATGRAPGMMRRFGFEKLQNFDKTLWSDLRRRAEVQVKPAFAPISGSDSDRRIIQTALANARSAGVDDIVSFSVADAQSVRPNGVGGIMVSNPPYGVRLEEVHALQALYPQLGTWLKKHYAGWRVGMFTGDREMPKFMRLSPKRKIPLYNGNLDCRLFLIDMVQGSNR